In Prochlorococcus marinus CUG1435, the genomic window AGGCAAATTCTCCTCGCAGATAAGATAATGATTCATCAATGCCATATTTCTCATAAAGCCTAAGCAATATTTCCGAATCACTTTTTGAAGAAAAGCTTACGCCCTGAGCAACAAGATCAGCCCTGATTCTTTGAAAGTCATAAAATTCACCGTTATGTGCCATCAAAATATGATTTTCGGCACCTCCAACAAAAGGCTGTCTAGCTCGATCTTCATTTAAATCTATTATTGATAGTCTCGCATGACAGAATCCTACAGAAGTATCATCTGATAATTTATATCCAAAGCCGTCTGGTCCACGATGGCTTTGAATAGCAGCCATATTTACGAGAATCTGAGGTTCAACAGATTTATCTTTTGATTTATTAAAAACCCCCCCTATTCCACACATCTAGTTAAACGACATCCATTACTCTTGTTGTTCTATCCATCAGACAGGTAAGTAATGCCATTCTTACAAATACTGCTCCTCTTGACTGAGCAAAATACCAATTTTTTGAGGTTTGATCCAGTGATGTTGACAATTCAGGACCACGAGCAAGTGGATGCAATATTATGGAATCTTTTTTAAATGGCAACTCACTATGCAATTTAAATGCACTTCCATGAACTTCATAATTTTCTCCCACCCATGCAATTGCATTTATATATGTAACGTCTAGGGAAGGCAATACTTTTTGCATATCCTTCTCCAGCTCAATCTTTAGACCAGATTCAATAAGTTGTTCCAACTGGCCTTCATCAAATAGATCGTTCTGATCAATAGATTTGTCATCGTAAATTACAATAATTTTTTTTATGAAATATGGAAACTTGCAGAATAATTTCAGAAGAGATCTGACTGTTCTCATACGTGATGGAACTCCAATGATACCAATGGTTATTTTTTCACTATCATCAATTGATTTGTTAACCAGATGCGGTCTCCATTTAAAAATCGTGTAAAGATCAGACATCGCCTGAGTGGGATGTTCATCGATTCCGTTACCGGCATTGATTATTGGAATTCTCAATGATTTTGTCATTTCAAAGATCGCCTCATTGTCGCTTTCTCTGAGGACAACGCAGTCTCCGTAATTATTAAACATATGAGCAATATCCAGATGGGTTTCTCCCTTGGCAATTCCAGTGGAACTTTTATCGGTGATATTTATTGAATCGCCACCCAGCCTGTGCCATGCGCTATCAAACGATAACCTTGTTCTGGTGCTTGGTTCATAAAAGGCATTTATGAGTATCTTTCCCTTGAGGGGACTGTTATGGGAAATATATCTATTTGGGTTACTTTCGAATTTTGCCGCCAGCCTGAAAAGTTGTAGAAGACAATCTTTACTGAAGGGGTCTATGGAAATTACATGCCTGTCCAATAACTCATATAGAAATTCCGCTCTTTCCTTTATTTCAGATAATAAATTCTGAGGATGAGTGGAGCCGTAAATATCAGGTCCGATTCTTGAAAAAGAAAATGATTTTTCCTTATATAAGGTTTTTACTTTATATGATCCCAAAATATTAAAGTTCCAAAATTTGTGACGATAACTACATTTTTATAAACAAAAATCGATTATGACAAGTGATCTAAAAGAAAAATTTCAGAAAAAGTTTAATCATTATCAGTTTCTGTATAGAACTAATACAGGAATTATTTAATTCAGCTCAGAATTTAACAGCAATACTGGTTGCTTTACCCTTTAAAATAAGAGTTTTAACGGGGGCTTGTTTCATGCCCTAGAATTGACCTAATGGCAGTATGGCAATGGGATTTAAAAATGACAAAAAAGGTAAATAAACACCTTCTACTATGCGCAACACCCTCAAAACAGAAATGCTTCAAAGGCAATGAAGGTCAAAAAACATGGGAATGTCTGAAAAAGACTTTAAAAAAATTTGAGAATGATCACTATATAAAAAACGTTCATATATTAAGATCAAAAGCTGACTGTTTAAGGATATGTAAGAACGGCCCAATTCTTCTTGTGTGGCCTGATGGCATTTGGTACGAGAAAGTTTCTC contains:
- a CDS encoding aspartate carbamoyltransferase — encoded protein: MGPDIYGSTHPQNLLSEIKERAEFLYELLDRHVISIDPFSKDCLLQLFRLAAKFESNPNRYISHNSPLKGKILINAFYEPSTRTRLSFDSAWHRLGGDSINITDKSSTGIAKGETHLDIAHMFNNYGDCVVLRESDNEAIFEMTKSLRIPIINAGNGIDEHPTQAMSDLYTIFKWRPHLVNKSIDDSEKITIGIIGVPSRMRTVRSLLKLFCKFPYFIKKIIVIYDDKSIDQNDLFDEGQLEQLIESGLKIELEKDMQKVLPSLDVTYINAIAWVGENYEVHGSAFKLHSELPFKKDSIILHPLARGPELSTSLDQTSKNWYFAQSRGAVFVRMALLTCLMDRTTRVMDVV
- a CDS encoding (2Fe-2S) ferredoxin domain-containing protein, with amino-acid sequence MTKKVNKHLLLCATPSKQKCFKGNEGQKTWECLKKTLKKFENDHYIKNVHILRSKADCLRICKNGPILLVWPDGIWYEKVSPEKISEIFTSHIINGKPIEKWIFKKTPFLNSPRY